One genomic window of Desulfuromonas sp. includes the following:
- the flgB gene encoding flagellar basal body rod protein FlgB produces MPKLPLFDRTTALLGKVLDLRTRNQQVISSNIANVDTPGYAPARLEFEEGLRRAMGKGGQALATTRPEHLKGGGSLEAAQAQVLRSRDRTGLGDRNGVDVDQEMIALAENQILYEAATRMISKKLALLKYVAQDGK; encoded by the coding sequence ATGCCGAAACTGCCCCTGTTCGATCGCACCACCGCCCTGCTGGGCAAGGTCCTCGACTTGCGGACCCGGAACCAGCAGGTGATCTCGTCCAATATCGCCAATGTCGACACCCCGGGCTACGCCCCGGCCCGCCTCGAGTTCGAGGAGGGCCTGCGCCGGGCCATGGGCAAGGGCGGGCAGGCCCTGGCCACCACCCGGCCGGAGCACCTCAAGGGCGGCGGAAGCCTCGAGGCCGCCCAGGCCCAGGTCCTGAGGTCCCGGGACCGGACCGGCCTCGGTGACCGCAACGGGGTCGACGTCGATCAGGAGATGATCGCGCTGGCCGAAAATCAGATTCTATATGAGGCGGCAACCCGCATGATCAGCAAGAAGCTGGCCCTGCTCAAGTACGTCGCCCAAGACGGCAAATAA
- a CDS encoding flagellar hook protein FlgE — protein sequence MGIMTSLFSGVSGLTNNGNAMTVIGNNIANNNTIGFKGGRVLFSDLLSSQVSGSGGTSQVGRGVGLSVVDNLFTQGTFENTASNTDMAIEGEGFFIAQDPITGNDLYTRAGAFRFDAGGNLITPEGYQVQGYALNDAGEISGELTDIQVDMMTLSAPKMTGNMTLTTNLDADATYHGAFPTTDANGGYDPVALNNATNYATSTNVYDSLGNSHPVTVWFSKMDPATNPLEWEYHATVDGRDIGLTNPDPNADPDAPYPVEVTTGTVTFDADGNLLSQNPDPPMIPGGSLAWDNNADQNQEINLNFNTTQYSSASVVISQSQDGYTTGNVATLSVDNEGYVLGNYSNGLPKRLFQVALAKFSNPAGLVKEGNNMYGASVASGDSVVGTVGSGIGKIFTNALERSNVDLAQEFVSMITTQRGFQASSKIITTTDEMLNELINLKR from the coding sequence ATGGGAATCATGACTTCACTGTTCAGCGGCGTCAGCGGCCTGACCAACAACGGCAACGCCATGACCGTGATCGGAAACAACATCGCCAACAACAACACCATCGGCTTCAAGGGAGGGCGCGTCCTCTTCTCCGACCTCCTCTCCAGCCAGGTCTCCGGCTCGGGGGGCACCAGCCAGGTCGGCCGCGGGGTCGGGCTGTCGGTCGTTGACAACCTTTTCACCCAGGGGACCTTCGAGAACACCGCGAGCAACACCGACATGGCCATCGAGGGGGAGGGCTTTTTTATCGCCCAGGACCCGATCACCGGCAACGACCTCTACACCCGCGCCGGGGCCTTCCGTTTCGACGCCGGCGGCAACTTGATCACCCCCGAGGGATACCAGGTCCAGGGCTACGCCCTGAACGACGCCGGCGAGATCTCCGGTGAGCTGACCGACATCCAGGTCGACATGATGACCCTCAGTGCGCCCAAGATGACCGGCAACATGACCCTGACCACCAACCTCGATGCCGACGCCACCTACCACGGGGCCTTCCCGACTACTGACGCCAACGGCGGCTACGACCCGGTGGCCCTGAACAACGCCACCAACTACGCCACCTCCACCAACGTCTACGATTCGCTCGGCAACAGTCACCCGGTGACCGTGTGGTTCTCCAAGATGGATCCGGCCACCAATCCCCTCGAGTGGGAGTATCACGCCACCGTGGACGGCAGGGACATCGGGCTGACCAATCCCGACCCCAACGCCGATCCCGACGCCCCCTACCCGGTCGAGGTCACCACCGGAACCGTGACCTTCGACGCCGACGGCAATCTTCTTTCCCAGAACCCCGATCCCCCCATGATTCCCGGCGGCTCCCTGGCCTGGGACAACAACGCCGACCAGAACCAGGAGATCAACCTCAACTTCAACACCACCCAGTACTCGAGCGCCTCGGTGGTCATCTCCCAGTCCCAGGACGGTTACACCACCGGCAACGTGGCGACCCTCTCGGTCGACAACGAGGGCTACGTGCTCGGCAACTACTCCAACGGCCTGCCCAAGAGGCTCTTCCAGGTCGCCCTGGCCAAGTTCAGCAATCCCGCCGGCCTGGTCAAGGAGGGCAACAACATGTACGGCGCCAGCGTGGCCTCCGGCGACTCGGTCGTCGGCACCGTCGGTTCGGGCATCGGCAAGATCTTCACCAACGCCCTGGAGCGCTCCAACGTCGACCTGGCCCAGGAGTTCGTCAGCATGATCACCACCCAGCGCGGCTTCCAGGCCAGCTCCAAGATCATCACCACCACCGACGAGATGCTCAACGAGCTGATCAACCTGAAGCGGTAG
- the fliJ gene encoding flagellar export protein FliJ — translation MERFKLQPVLDYRQNLEHQARQQLAEVLARESELRLAIERERDNLEGLYAELIDRQRQGIGSPEQSLFQTSIGQRRATLRELTRRLDEVGGEVEARRDALREAGKEKRLLEKLKEKRELEWQQRLRHKETLFLDEVALSSLNR, via the coding sequence ATGGAACGATTCAAACTTCAGCCGGTTCTGGATTACCGTCAGAACCTTGAGCATCAGGCCCGCCAGCAGCTGGCCGAGGTCTTGGCCAGGGAGAGCGAGTTGCGCCTGGCGATCGAGCGGGAGCGGGACAACCTCGAAGGCCTTTACGCCGAACTGATCGACCGCCAGCGGCAGGGGATCGGCTCCCCGGAACAGTCTCTCTTTCAGACCAGCATCGGCCAGCGCCGGGCGACCCTGCGGGAGCTGACCCGCCGCCTCGATGAGGTGGGAGGCGAGGTGGAGGCGAGGCGGGACGCCCTGCGCGAGGCGGGCAAGGAAAAACGCCTCCTGGAGAAGCTCAAGGAGAAACGGGAGCTGGAGTGGCAGCAGCGGCTGCGCCACAAGGAGACCCTGTTCCTGGACGAGGTCGCCCTCAGCAGTCTCAACCGGTGA
- a CDS encoding TIGR02530 family flagellar biosynthesis protein yields MSDNMPIIGRPILPPGQTPPGPSRGKAPSSGPSFDQVLNGQIQSPALRFSRHAQERLVSRGIDLGTEQMARLESAVDQVGAKGGRQSLVMLDGTALVVSVKNQTVVTAVDQNSLKGNVFTNIDSAIIA; encoded by the coding sequence ATGAGCGACAACATGCCGATAATCGGCCGGCCGATCCTGCCCCCGGGGCAGACGCCTCCGGGCCCGTCCCGCGGCAAGGCCCCTTCGTCGGGACCGAGCTTCGACCAGGTCCTGAACGGCCAGATCCAGAGCCCGGCCCTGCGCTTCTCACGCCACGCCCAGGAACGCCTGGTCAGCCGCGGCATCGATCTCGGCACAGAGCAGATGGCCCGGCTCGAGAGCGCCGTGGACCAGGTCGGCGCCAAGGGCGGCCGGCAGTCCCTGGTGATGCTCGACGGCACCGCCCTGGTGGTGAGTGTCAAAAACCAGACCGTGGTCACCGCGGTCGATCAGAACAGCCTCAAGGGCAACGTCTTCACCAACATTGACAGCGCAATAATCGCCTAA
- the fliF gene encoding flagellar basal-body MS-ring/collar protein FliF, producing MAEDIKNQEGWKNLVDTIKAWPLPRKLALAVTALACLAGFAVIGLQAGTPDYRLLYGGLAEEDAAEVVAWLKESKTPYRLEDAGRSIHIPADLVYESRLALAGAGLPQGGGVGFEIFDQTSFGITDFAQKINLQRAQQGELSRTIASLAPVEAARVHLALPSKRLFKEQQKEATASVILKLAVGRELKEDQVQGIVHLVAGSIEGLPPENITVIDASGRVLTKRFQEEMVGSATPGMLEYQQTLEGRLESRAQALLDRALGPGNSLVQATATVDFSQQEMTEETYDPEATVVRSEQSSREKSGSESSGGVPGVESNLNQEGGFAASVPTSRNEETVNYEVSKVVSRKVFPVGTLKQLSVAVLVADRRVPAAEGGEGGETAWAPRKEEELASIESMVRSALGLDAGRGDQLEVVSMPFENIFEHALVPEPETAGALERWLPALKYGLLALSVVLLYLLVVRPLVRSMRSEDVEESPMKTVEELEKELEGQMAGQQSLPEVPQDPLFDLREQVINEHRPFAQIIKGWLKEG from the coding sequence ATGGCGGAAGACATCAAGAACCAAGAGGGTTGGAAAAATCTGGTCGACACGATCAAGGCGTGGCCCCTGCCGCGCAAGCTGGCCCTGGCCGTGACGGCCCTGGCCTGCCTGGCGGGTTTCGCGGTGATCGGCCTGCAGGCCGGAACGCCCGACTACCGGCTGCTCTACGGCGGGCTCGCCGAGGAGGACGCGGCAGAGGTCGTGGCCTGGCTCAAGGAGAGCAAGACCCCCTACCGCCTGGAGGATGCGGGACGCTCCATCCACATCCCGGCGGACCTGGTCTACGAAAGCCGCCTGGCGCTGGCCGGCGCCGGCCTGCCCCAGGGGGGCGGGGTCGGCTTCGAGATCTTCGACCAGACCAGCTTCGGCATCACCGACTTCGCCCAGAAAATCAACCTTCAGAGGGCCCAGCAGGGCGAACTCTCCCGCACCATCGCTTCGCTGGCGCCGGTCGAGGCGGCCCGCGTACACCTGGCCCTTCCCTCCAAGCGGCTCTTCAAGGAGCAGCAGAAGGAGGCCACCGCATCGGTCATTCTCAAGCTGGCCGTCGGCCGGGAATTGAAGGAGGACCAGGTCCAGGGCATCGTGCACCTGGTGGCCGGCAGCATCGAGGGGCTGCCCCCCGAAAACATCACCGTGATCGACGCCAGCGGGCGGGTTCTGACCAAGAGGTTCCAGGAGGAGATGGTCGGCTCGGCTACCCCGGGCATGCTGGAGTACCAGCAGACCCTGGAGGGACGCCTCGAGAGCCGCGCCCAGGCCCTGCTCGACCGGGCCCTGGGACCGGGCAACTCCCTCGTGCAGGCCACCGCGACCGTCGACTTCTCCCAGCAGGAGATGACCGAGGAGACCTACGACCCCGAGGCCACCGTGGTGCGCAGCGAGCAGAGCAGCCGCGAGAAGTCCGGCTCCGAGTCCTCCGGCGGGGTCCCCGGGGTCGAGTCCAATCTTAACCAGGAGGGCGGTTTCGCCGCGTCGGTTCCGACCTCCCGCAACGAAGAGACCGTCAACTACGAGGTCAGCAAGGTGGTCAGCCGCAAGGTCTTCCCGGTGGGCACCCTGAAGCAGCTCTCGGTGGCGGTCCTGGTGGCCGACCGCCGGGTGCCTGCAGCCGAGGGGGGCGAGGGCGGCGAGACCGCCTGGGCGCCCCGCAAGGAAGAGGAGCTGGCCTCCATCGAGAGCATGGTTCGCAGCGCCCTGGGGCTCGACGCCGGCCGGGGCGATCAGCTCGAAGTCGTCTCCATGCCCTTCGAAAACATCTTCGAGCACGCCCTCGTCCCCGAGCCGGAGACCGCGGGCGCCCTGGAGCGCTGGCTGCCCGCTCTCAAGTACGGCCTCCTGGCTCTGAGCGTGGTCCTGCTCTACCTGCTGGTGGTCCGGCCTCTGGTCCGCTCGATGCGCAGCGAAGATGTGGAGGAATCTCCGATGAAGACCGTGGAAGAGCTCGAGAAGGAACTGGAGGGGCAGATGGCGGGTCAGCAATCCCTGCCCGAAGTGCCCCAGGATCCGCTGTTCGACCTGCGCGAGCAGGTGATCAACGAGCACCGTCCCTTCGCCCAGATCATCAAGGGCTGGCTCAAGGAGGGCTGA
- a CDS encoding FliH/SctL family protein has translation MSLSRVYKGSSVSGLRSMHFEEFGTAAAGQHSPAPAADAPGGFSSLWKDEADPAGPVPAEALPENPPEESLPEEPAGNSSAAPDLSAGQPAKAPDVDHEQQLAAAFASGRQAGIEQVEERMDDLAQAFGTALEEISRLRETLLKNSTRDMVRLVMAVAEQVIHCEVTANPEVVLGAVKGALQASLGCDELQVRVNAEDYALLTEKKPLFLASISGLKNIVFEADPAVARGGCLVESEFGEVDATIASQTEEIRQNLLKGILAA, from the coding sequence ATGTCCTTGTCTAGGGTCTACAAGGGAAGCAGCGTTTCGGGGCTGCGCAGCATGCATTTCGAGGAGTTCGGGACCGCGGCCGCGGGGCAGCACTCCCCCGCCCCGGCGGCCGATGCCCCCGGCGGCTTCTCCAGCCTCTGGAAGGATGAGGCGGACCCGGCCGGGCCGGTCCCCGCCGAAGCGCTTCCCGAGAACCCGCCGGAGGAGAGCCTGCCGGAGGAACCCGCCGGGAACTCTTCGGCGGCGCCCGATCTCTCCGCAGGACAGCCCGCCAAGGCGCCCGACGTTGACCATGAACAGCAGCTGGCGGCGGCATTCGCCAGCGGCAGGCAGGCCGGCATCGAGCAGGTCGAGGAGCGCATGGACGACCTTGCCCAGGCCTTCGGCACGGCGCTCGAGGAGATCAGCCGGCTGCGGGAGACCCTGCTGAAGAACAGCACCCGGGACATGGTGCGCCTGGTGATGGCGGTGGCCGAGCAGGTCATTCACTGCGAGGTGACCGCCAACCCTGAGGTCGTCCTGGGGGCGGTCAAGGGGGCCCTGCAGGCGTCCCTCGGCTGCGACGAGCTGCAGGTTCGGGTCAACGCCGAGGACTACGCCCTGCTCACCGAAAAGAAGCCCCTCTTCCTGGCCAGCATCAGCGGCCTGAAGAACATCGTCTTCGAGGCCGACCCGGCGGTCGCCCGGGGCGGCTGCCTGGTCGAATCGGAATTCGGCGAGGTTGACGCGACCATCGCCAGCCAGACGGAGGAAATCCGTCAGAACCTTCTCAAGGGAATTCTCGCAGCGTAA
- a CDS encoding FliI/YscN family ATPase gives MEHLVSQVKDLNTLRVRGKVTNIVGLVVEGHCPEASVGTICELTPRDGSSPVVAEVVGFRDSRALLMPLGETRGLGPGCLVEVCSTSPTLPVGDAMLGRVVDAMGHPIDGLGPLRCDAERSLYALPPGPMERDKIEQPLDLGVRAINSLLTCGMGQRMGIMAGSGVGKSVLLGMMARNARADVNVIALIGERGREVREFIERDLGPEGLARSVVVVATSDQSPLLRMRGAFVATTIAEHFCARGQSVLLMMDSVTRFAMGMREVGLAIGEPPTTKGYTPSVFATLPKLLERAGSFRGAGSITGLYTVLVEGDDMNEPVADSVRSILDGHIVLSRDLAARNHFPSIDVLTSASRVMRDIVTPEHLQLSGQIREVLATYREAEDLVNIGAYAKGSNPKIDYALTKIDPITGFLRQGMDEWVDLPSTQSQMEALFA, from the coding sequence ATGGAACATCTCGTCAGCCAGGTCAAGGATCTCAACACCCTGCGGGTGCGGGGCAAGGTCACCAACATCGTCGGGCTGGTGGTGGAGGGGCACTGCCCCGAGGCCTCGGTGGGCACCATCTGCGAGCTGACCCCCCGGGACGGCAGTTCGCCGGTGGTCGCCGAGGTGGTCGGTTTCCGCGACTCCCGGGCCCTGCTCATGCCTCTCGGGGAGACCCGCGGGCTGGGACCGGGTTGCCTGGTCGAGGTCTGCAGCACCAGCCCCACCCTTCCGGTCGGCGACGCCATGCTCGGGCGGGTGGTGGACGCGATGGGGCATCCCATCGACGGCCTCGGCCCCCTGCGCTGCGACGCCGAGCGCTCCCTCTACGCCCTGCCTCCCGGCCCCATGGAGCGGGATAAAATCGAGCAGCCCCTCGACCTCGGGGTGCGGGCCATCAACAGCCTGCTGACCTGCGGAATGGGGCAGAGGATGGGGATCATGGCCGGCTCGGGGGTCGGCAAAAGCGTTCTGCTCGGGATGATGGCCCGCAACGCCCGGGCCGACGTCAACGTCATCGCTCTCATCGGCGAGCGAGGCCGCGAGGTGCGCGAGTTCATCGAGCGCGACCTGGGCCCGGAGGGGCTGGCCCGATCGGTGGTGGTCGTGGCCACCTCCGACCAGTCTCCCCTGCTGCGCATGCGGGGGGCCTTCGTGGCCACCACCATCGCCGAACATTTCTGCGCCCGGGGCCAGTCGGTGCTGCTGATGATGGACTCGGTGACCCGCTTCGCGATGGGCATGCGCGAGGTGGGGCTGGCCATCGGCGAGCCCCCCACGACCAAGGGCTACACTCCCTCTGTCTTCGCGACCCTTCCCAAGCTCCTGGAGCGGGCCGGCAGTTTTCGGGGGGCGGGGAGCATCACCGGCCTCTACACCGTGCTCGTGGAAGGGGACGACATGAACGAGCCGGTGGCCGATTCGGTCCGTTCCATTCTCGACGGGCACATCGTGCTCTCGCGGGACCTGGCGGCCCGCAACCACTTTCCCTCCATCGACGTCCTGACCTCGGCCAGCCGGGTGATGCGGGACATCGTTACGCCGGAGCACCTTCAGTTGAGCGGCCAAATCCGGGAGGTCCTTGCGACCTACCGGGAGGCAGAGGACCTGGTCAACATCGGGGCCTACGCCAAGGGGAGCAACCCCAAGATCGATTACGCCCTGACCAAGATCGATCCGATCACCGGATTTCTGCGTCAGGGGATGGACGAGTGGGTCGACCTGCCCTCGACTCAAAGTCAAATGGAGGCCCTTTTCGCCTGA
- the flgC gene encoding flagellar basal body rod protein FlgC, with protein MDIFSSLKISSSALRAQRTRLNTISSNLANIETTRTPEGGPYRKREVVFQSSAGSFSERLDRSMRGAVQGVEVAEIRTSSAPPKMVYDPGHPDADDKGFVAMPNVNLLEEMADMTGAARAYEANVTAVKSAKRMALKALEIGR; from the coding sequence ATGGATATCTTCTCGTCCCTGAAAATCAGCTCCTCGGCCCTGCGCGCCCAGCGCACCCGGCTCAACACGATCAGCTCCAACCTGGCCAATATCGAAACGACCCGCACCCCCGAGGGCGGTCCCTACCGCAAGCGGGAGGTGGTCTTCCAGAGCAGCGCGGGGTCTTTCTCCGAGCGCCTCGACCGGAGCATGCGCGGGGCGGTGCAGGGCGTGGAGGTGGCCGAAATACGGACCAGCTCCGCGCCGCCCAAGATGGTCTACGATCCCGGCCATCCCGATGCCGACGACAAGGGTTTCGTGGCCATGCCCAACGTCAACCTGCTTGAGGAGATGGCCGACATGACCGGCGCCGCCCGGGCTTACGAGGCCAATGTCACGGCGGTCAAGTCGGCCAAACGCATGGCGCTAAAGGCGCTCGAGATAGGAAGGTAG
- a CDS encoding flagellar hook-length control protein FliK, giving the protein MHIVPMQMDEMFSPVATARQGVPTGGDISAFARLLGQGEAFSAQPAPQGDAGGLSTGKARAFLDRLMARGEVPAGFHPGTEGVPASFEGEQFSVFGKDPEADAASEQETIHALLHEGGGEQARPEAPEALLGTQALAAVLPERAIEQPVRPSELSGAEGRSPAEAPRAPLSDSGRGILDPAGADAAMQAKAPGSPALPATGPVQERTVSPVSVQGPENTTPGPVPGEGQRGFGDAALRSAEPLLSPVATASGESSTPSAPQPAAATSAEGMVPPVRQSMQQDPVSAQAAVRPLPQLNVANVSQASAAEPVAAIPVAPADKGVLRGGSQEPVASRRNGAGGETRAAFSDARFGEILGGRSAATPAPVPEPGTANMAAFSAESEVSASPTDRPSLTGVEPEIATGIKDASAPQNLAIPASGAASGRATEGVEAAAKTAPAVSSEPSAAQTAEAKVLDQVIDRLSVNPGERTSRISMRLHPEELGQLKLDLTMEKDGLRAHFQAQSAEVQEILERHLPRLREALQQQGLALEEVRVSVDSGADGGRGSSQDPRQPWSAPRTAATAASWQGEGDGGEDQPRQITAATEGGLSLRI; this is encoded by the coding sequence ATGCACATCGTACCGATGCAGATGGACGAAATGTTCTCTCCGGTTGCGACTGCGCGGCAGGGAGTCCCCACAGGCGGGGACATCTCGGCTTTTGCCCGGCTTCTCGGGCAGGGCGAGGCTTTTTCGGCTCAGCCCGCGCCGCAGGGGGATGCAGGCGGGTTGTCCACGGGCAAGGCCAGGGCCTTTCTCGACCGGTTGATGGCCCGCGGGGAGGTTCCCGCCGGCTTCCATCCGGGGACGGAGGGTGTCCCGGCGTCTTTTGAAGGAGAGCAGTTTTCCGTCTTCGGCAAAGATCCCGAAGCGGACGCTGCCTCCGAGCAGGAAACCATCCATGCTCTTCTCCACGAAGGAGGCGGGGAGCAGGCCCGGCCTGAAGCCCCGGAGGCTCTCCTCGGCACCCAGGCGCTCGCCGCCGTACTTCCGGAGCGGGCCATTGAACAGCCGGTCCGGCCGTCCGAACTCTCCGGCGCCGAAGGGCGATCGCCGGCCGAGGCACCCCGGGCGCCTTTGTCCGATTCGGGCAGGGGGATCCTCGATCCCGCGGGGGCGGACGCGGCGATGCAGGCCAAAGCGCCAGGCTCGCCCGCATTGCCGGCAACAGGTCCTGTCCAGGAGCGTACCGTTTCGCCGGTTTCCGTTCAGGGGCCGGAGAACACCACTCCCGGGCCGGTTCCGGGCGAAGGGCAACGGGGCTTCGGGGACGCGGCTTTGCGCAGCGCTGAACCTCTTCTTTCCCCGGTCGCAACCGCCTCCGGGGAGTCCTCGACCCCTTCTGCCCCCCAGCCCGCAGCGGCCACGTCCGCCGAGGGGATGGTTCCTCCGGTCCGGCAGAGCATGCAGCAGGATCCGGTCTCCGCCCAGGCGGCCGTCCGGCCCCTTCCGCAGCTGAATGTCGCGAACGTCTCTCAGGCCTCTGCGGCCGAGCCGGTCGCGGCGATTCCGGTCGCGCCCGCCGACAAGGGGGTTCTCCGGGGGGGCTCGCAGGAGCCCGTCGCCTCGCGCAGGAACGGAGCCGGGGGCGAAACCCGGGCCGCTTTCTCCGATGCCCGTTTCGGGGAAATCCTCGGCGGCAGGAGCGCAGCAACTCCCGCCCCTGTCCCGGAGCCCGGGACGGCGAATATGGCGGCCTTCTCCGCCGAGTCGGAAGTTTCGGCTTCGCCGACGGACCGGCCTTCGCTCACGGGGGTCGAACCCGAGATCGCAACAGGCATCAAGGACGCTTCGGCGCCCCAAAACCTGGCGATCCCGGCTTCCGGGGCCGCATCCGGGCGGGCCACCGAAGGGGTGGAAGCCGCTGCCAAGACGGCACCGGCCGTCTCCTCCGAGCCCTCCGCGGCCCAGACGGCAGAGGCCAAGGTCCTCGATCAGGTCATCGATCGACTCTCCGTCAACCCCGGCGAGCGGACCAGCCGGATCTCCATGCGCCTGCACCCCGAGGAGCTGGGCCAGCTGAAGCTCGACCTGACCATGGAGAAAGACGGACTCCGGGCCCACTTTCAGGCCCAGAGCGCCGAAGTGCAGGAGATCCTCGAGCGGCACCTGCCCAGGCTGAGGGAAGCCCTTCAGCAGCAGGGTTTGGCGCTGGAGGAGGTCCGGGTCAGCGTCGATTCCGGCGCAGACGGCGGCCGCGGCTCCTCCCAGGACCCCCGTCAGCCCTGGAGCGCTCCCCGTACGGCCGCCACGGCGGCGTCATGGCAGGGCGAGGGTGACGGCGGGGAGGATCAGCCCCGGCAAATAACGGCAGCAACCGAAGGCGGGCTCAGCCTGCGCATCTAG
- the fliG gene encoding flagellar motor switch protein FliG, which produces MDTNQLARLSGVEKAAILLLSLGEEATSKIFEDLDDPEVRMISRCMMGLDHVPEHISKQVLDLFEKTREEYAGIFVRGDEFVRKAISKGGNDQRKTMLLEQLAAGPSFRPLETIAMMQPRMVASLLENEHPQTVALILSTQTPEHTSKIIEYLPEELKGAVIHRIARIEKVSPEVLNQIEESLRHEIGLMVNREQQQVGGVDKVVDILGRLSKGKDQVILEEMEDTDPSLADEIRKKMFTFEDLIFIDDRGLQSILREINNDTLVMAMKTGTDEIKAKFFSNISSRAAEMIQDDLEAMGPARLEDVETAQQEIVQVALKLETEGKIVIPGRGVNDVLV; this is translated from the coding sequence TTGGACACGAACCAGCTGGCCCGTCTGTCGGGCGTTGAAAAGGCCGCCATTCTCCTCCTTTCCCTCGGGGAGGAGGCGACGAGCAAGATCTTCGAGGATCTGGACGATCCCGAGGTGCGCATGATCAGCCGCTGCATGATGGGGCTCGACCACGTCCCCGAGCACATCTCCAAGCAGGTCCTCGACCTTTTCGAGAAGACCCGCGAGGAGTACGCCGGGATCTTCGTGCGGGGCGACGAATTCGTTCGGAAGGCGATCTCCAAGGGGGGCAACGACCAGCGCAAGACGATGCTCCTCGAGCAGCTCGCCGCGGGGCCGAGCTTCCGGCCCCTGGAGACCATCGCCATGATGCAGCCGCGCATGGTCGCCAGCCTGCTGGAGAACGAGCATCCCCAGACCGTCGCCCTGATCCTTTCCACTCAGACTCCGGAGCACACCAGCAAGATCATCGAGTATCTGCCCGAGGAGCTCAAGGGGGCGGTTATCCACCGCATCGCCAGGATCGAGAAGGTCTCCCCGGAGGTTCTCAATCAGATCGAGGAGTCCCTGCGCCACGAGATCGGCCTGATGGTCAACCGGGAGCAGCAGCAGGTCGGCGGGGTCGACAAGGTGGTCGATATCCTCGGGCGCCTCTCCAAGGGCAAGGACCAGGTCATCCTCGAGGAGATGGAGGATACCGATCCTTCCCTGGCCGACGAGATCCGCAAGAAGATGTTCACCTTCGAAGACCTGATCTTCATCGACGACCGGGGCCTGCAGTCGATCCTGCGGGAGATCAACAACGACACCCTGGTGATGGCGATGAAGACCGGGACCGACGAGATCAAGGCCAAGTTCTTCTCCAACATCTCCAGCCGGGCCGCCGAGATGATCCAGGACGACCTGGAGGCCATGGGCCCGGCGCGCCTGGAGGACGTGGAGACGGCCCAGCAGGAGATCGTCCAGGTGGCCCTCAAGCTCGAGACCGAGGGCAAGATCGTCATTCCGGGAAGAGGGGTCAACGATGTCCTTGTCTAG
- the fliE gene encoding flagellar hook-basal body complex protein FliE, which yields MKDITLVSHLKSLAPSQAAARPAAGGTGFAEALKSAVSEVNRSQVEADGAVQSLHTGDGQNMHDAMISLEKADISLRMMVQMRNKVLEAYQEVMRMQV from the coding sequence ATGAAAGACATCACCCTCGTCTCCCATCTGAAGTCCCTCGCCCCGTCCCAGGCGGCGGCGCGCCCCGCTGCGGGAGGGACCGGTTTCGCCGAGGCCCTGAAATCAGCCGTCTCCGAGGTCAACCGCTCGCAGGTGGAGGCCGATGGAGCCGTCCAGAGCCTGCACACCGGAGACGGTCAGAACATGCACGACGCCATGATCTCCCTGGAGAAGGCGGATATCTCCCTGCGCATGATGGTGCAGATGCGCAACAAGGTCCTTGAGGCCTATCAGGAAGTCATGCGGATGCAGGTCTGA
- a CDS encoding flagellar hook assembly protein FlgD produces the protein MTDISELSPINSFSAPMTSLEEQNLGKDDFLNLLVAQLQNQDPLNPSDPTEFTAQLAQFSSLEQQFQMNDSLGQMAVMSADMERLSAMGLIGRDVVSSSGVLDYGGGDVTLGYQLEGGVTDAQMCLVNELGATVASMNLSDLSAGEHYFTWSGRDDSGQVIPAGRYGIEVRAMQGDEPAVGAAALVKGRVAGVDFSPSGSLLVTDAGEFLLNDVIHATEG, from the coding sequence ATGACAGATATTTCTGAACTCAGTCCTATAAACTCCTTCTCCGCTCCGATGACTTCGCTGGAGGAGCAAAACCTGGGCAAGGACGATTTTCTCAATCTCCTCGTGGCCCAGCTGCAGAACCAGGACCCTCTCAATCCCTCGGACCCGACCGAGTTCACCGCCCAGCTGGCCCAGTTCAGCTCTCTCGAGCAGCAGTTCCAGATGAACGACAGCCTCGGGCAGATGGCCGTCATGAGCGCCGACATGGAGCGGCTCTCGGCCATGGGCCTGATCGGCAGGGATGTGGTCTCTTCGAGCGGCGTTCTGGACTACGGGGGAGGGGACGTGACCCTCGGCTACCAGCTCGAAGGGGGAGTGACCGACGCCCAGATGTGCCTGGTGAACGAACTCGGCGCCACGGTGGCGAGCATGAACCTTTCGGACCTCTCCGCCGGCGAGCACTATTTCACCTGGAGCGGGCGGGACGACAGCGGCCAGGTGATTCCGGCGGGCCGGTACGGCATTGAAGTCCGGGCCATGCAGGGAGACGAGCCCGCAGTGGGGGCCGCAGCCCTGGTCAAGGGCCGGGTGGCGGGGGTCGACTTCAGCCCCTCCGGCAGCCTCCTCGTCACCGACGCCGGCGAATTTCTTCTTAACGACGTCATTCACGCAACGGAAGGCTGA